Proteins found in one Planctomycetota bacterium genomic segment:
- a CDS encoding PVC-type heme-binding CxxCH protein: MRIAWIVLGFLGAQAAAAYPQDQDRPLRVFIRAGAKTHGPGEHDHPRFLEEWKTLLKERGAEAEGALRFPTAAELEKTDVLVLYAPEGGTMSPEERTVLDGFLKRGGGIVVLHDAVCGNDPHWFKTVVGGAWEHGRSKYHHGKVGLYLQDYPHEITRGAANFFLDDEIYWDLHVVPEAKILAVAFRTAHEITPQMWVYERDGYRAFVSLQGHRHATFSLPHVRALLLRGIAWAGRRPVDLLVRPEELSALRYPEGGPVAPGRAAEKLRVEESFELSLVLAEPDIVKPISIGWDPKGRLWVLQTPQYPLKADVWRARPRDSLVYFEDRDGDGRWDHRTVFYDGLDLPTSFVFYRDGVIVTQAPDILFLRDTDGDGAADRRETVFTGFGFGDTHATTSNLRWGLDGWIYATQGYSGGGSRHVRNAQGRDFGHIGNGLFRFRPDGSAIEMVSSYSANTWGVDLTWDHEIFFTMANESHLRHVVLPDAVLARARVGQASSWKFIADHRDSNPLLKERLHPYQQIDCVGGFTAAAGSTVYDGGAWPDEYRSIHFVTECTVNLVHQDRLLPDGVTYKAVKVRDEEFMAGTDLWFRPIDTQVGPDGALYVVDFYNQAVVHNDTRGPRHGPYNAAIRPDRDRLHGRIWRVQHRQARSLPPVDFSSVSGRVRALEHPNRWARLTAQRLLCEEGRGAEDVAALLRSSANPAARVACLWTLARLDRLSDQDLAAALRDPEAGVRKNAARVAALRGSAPGALVELLKDADPRVRLEALAALSSGVPLPADGVRAVAALYASLGDDVSRSAALGVLAVRPRAGLEAALEAGATGAAEEVAGLVGARQDGAAAAEIVAFLGARPAEERAVQAAVLGRLARTLRPETALPASPEVRRALEALLAAGDPEVTAAAVSLAARVGSDEALARALEPAVRAMAQAAIDPSRPDDARARQLALLASIPAARSAALEAAGKLLDPSSSTDLQRAAIEALGSMPDVAAADALLGAWTRLAASAREQILAQLLKRPEWTGRLLDALEQGRIRPNDLGPTALFRIRTHPDKATAQRAARVIDAVAGGQAKAKDQIIAALLPEVVKPGDAARGKALFAENCLKCHAYKGEGRSVAPDLTGMGVHGREELLVHIVDPNRTVEGNYVSFNVRTRSGEVFNGIVVREGRDSVVLKNSEGEREIRRADIEAMASTGLSLMPEGLESLGPAALRDILTYLTSEAGGFRLVDLQPAFTASTVKGLYDPRREPHNLRLRKFGIVTVEGIPFQLVDPARSLNGNNAIVLKGGAVADWAAKTHMPRRVEVPLGFAFRKLHVLGGIGAWAAAEPRRGQPAARVIFHYADGTREERVLYDGVEFADWIRRIDVPGSRYAEGLVEPGARGQVRWFTLEPRRPNAPVQLLVLESFDNHIAPTFLAMTAEVGESKDPAPRREGAARGTLLVGGGSSHDFDRWFRDADARLLGAEYTADPARIAPALPGLAVLALANNQPIPDPAARKAIFEFADSGGGLLLVHAATWYNWKDWPEYNRDLVGGGSRGHDRLQEFEVAVVEEGHPLMAGVPRTFRIRDELYRFERDPAGPPIRVLARGKSPESGREYPVVWTVERPRGRIVCVTLGHDGGAHEHEAYRTILRNAVSWLREGR, encoded by the coding sequence ATGAGAATCGCGTGGATCGTTCTCGGTTTCCTTGGGGCCCAGGCGGCGGCGGCTTATCCTCAGGATCAAGATCGGCCGCTGCGGGTTTTTATTCGGGCTGGGGCCAAGACGCACGGTCCCGGCGAGCATGACCATCCCCGCTTCCTGGAGGAGTGGAAGACGCTTCTCAAGGAGCGCGGCGCGGAAGCGGAAGGGGCGCTGCGGTTTCCCACGGCGGCGGAGCTGGAGAAGACGGACGTCCTTGTTCTTTATGCTCCCGAGGGGGGCACGATGAGCCCCGAAGAGCGGACCGTTCTGGACGGTTTTCTCAAGCGGGGCGGAGGGATCGTCGTCCTCCATGACGCGGTCTGCGGGAACGATCCGCACTGGTTCAAGACCGTCGTCGGCGGCGCGTGGGAGCACGGCCGTTCGAAGTATCACCACGGGAAGGTCGGTCTCTACCTTCAGGACTACCCGCACGAAATCACCCGGGGCGCGGCCAACTTCTTCCTGGACGACGAGATTTACTGGGACCTTCACGTCGTTCCCGAGGCCAAGATTCTCGCCGTCGCGTTCCGCACGGCCCACGAAATCACGCCCCAGATGTGGGTGTACGAACGCGACGGCTACCGGGCCTTCGTAAGTCTCCAGGGCCACCGTCACGCGACCTTCTCGCTGCCTCACGTCCGGGCGCTTCTTCTGCGCGGCATCGCGTGGGCGGGGCGGCGTCCCGTGGATCTTCTTGTGCGGCCCGAAGAGCTTTCGGCCCTGCGCTATCCGGAGGGAGGCCCCGTCGCGCCCGGCCGGGCTGCGGAAAAGCTCCGGGTCGAGGAATCCTTCGAGCTTTCCCTCGTTCTGGCGGAGCCGGACATCGTCAAGCCCATCTCGATCGGATGGGATCCGAAGGGAAGGCTCTGGGTCCTTCAGACGCCCCAGTATCCGCTCAAGGCCGACGTCTGGAGGGCGCGCCCCCGCGACAGCCTCGTCTACTTCGAAGACCGCGACGGGGATGGACGGTGGGACCACCGCACGGTCTTTTACGACGGACTCGACCTGCCCACGAGCTTCGTCTTTTACCGCGACGGCGTGATCGTGACCCAGGCGCCGGACATCCTCTTTCTCCGCGACACGGACGGCGACGGAGCGGCGGATCGGCGGGAGACCGTCTTTACCGGCTTCGGTTTCGGGGACACGCACGCGACGACGAGCAACCTGCGCTGGGGCCTGGACGGCTGGATTTACGCCACGCAGGGCTACAGCGGCGGCGGCTCCCGTCATGTCCGCAACGCCCAGGGGCGGGACTTCGGGCACATCGGCAACGGACTTTTCCGCTTCCGGCCCGACGGAAGCGCGATCGAGATGGTCTCCTCCTACAGCGCCAACACGTGGGGCGTGGACCTCACCTGGGATCACGAAATCTTCTTCACCATGGCCAACGAGTCGCACCTGCGCCACGTGGTCCTTCCGGACGCGGTCCTCGCGCGCGCGCGGGTGGGCCAGGCGTCGAGCTGGAAGTTCATCGCCGACCACCGGGATTCGAACCCGCTCCTCAAGGAGCGGCTCCACCCGTACCAGCAGATCGACTGCGTGGGGGGCTTCACCGCGGCGGCCGGAAGCACCGTCTATGACGGCGGAGCCTGGCCCGACGAGTACCGTTCCATCCACTTCGTCACCGAGTGCACGGTGAATCTCGTTCACCAGGACCGGCTCCTTCCGGACGGGGTTACCTACAAGGCGGTCAAGGTCCGCGACGAGGAATTCATGGCGGGAACCGATCTCTGGTTCCGTCCCATCGACACTCAGGTCGGGCCGGACGGGGCGCTCTACGTCGTGGATTTCTACAATCAGGCGGTCGTTCACAACGACACCCGCGGGCCGCGGCATGGCCCGTACAATGCCGCGATCCGTCCGGACCGGGACCGCCTTCACGGGCGGATCTGGCGCGTTCAGCACCGGCAGGCCCGGAGCCTTCCGCCCGTCGATTTTTCCTCCGTCTCCGGCCGCGTTCGGGCGCTGGAACACCCGAACCGCTGGGCGCGTCTGACGGCCCAGCGGCTGCTCTGCGAGGAAGGCCGGGGAGCCGAGGACGTCGCGGCGCTCCTGCGGAGCTCGGCGAATCCCGCGGCCCGCGTGGCGTGCCTCTGGACGCTGGCGCGGCTGGACCGGCTTTCGGACCAGGATCTGGCGGCCGCGTTGCGCGATCCGGAGGCGGGCGTCCGCAAGAATGCGGCGCGCGTCGCGGCGCTCCGCGGGAGCGCGCCGGGAGCGCTCGTGGAGCTGCTCAAGGACGCCGACCCTCGGGTGCGACTGGAGGCGCTGGCGGCGCTCTCGTCCGGGGTCCCCCTTCCGGCGGACGGGGTCCGCGCCGTGGCCGCCCTGTACGCTTCGCTGGGGGACGACGTGTCGCGTTCGGCGGCGCTCGGGGTCCTGGCCGTCCGGCCGCGGGCGGGCCTGGAGGCGGCGCTCGAGGCGGGCGCGACGGGGGCGGCCGAGGAGGTGGCCGGTCTTGTCGGGGCGCGTCAGGACGGCGCCGCGGCGGCCGAGATCGTGGCGTTCTTGGGCGCGCGTCCGGCGGAGGAACGCGCCGTCCAGGCGGCGGTTCTCGGGCGTCTGGCGCGGACGTTGCGCCCGGAGACGGCGCTTCCCGCTTCCCCCGAGGTCCGACGGGCGCTCGAGGCGCTTCTGGCGGCCGGAGATCCGGAGGTCACGGCCGCGGCGGTGTCGCTGGCGGCCCGGGTGGGATCGGACGAGGCTCTGGCGCGCGCGCTGGAGCCCGCCGTGCGCGCGATGGCCCAGGCGGCGATCGATCCGTCGCGCCCCGACGACGCGCGCGCCCGGCAGCTGGCGCTTTTGGCCTCGATTCCAGCGGCCCGGAGCGCGGCGCTGGAAGCCGCGGGAAAGCTCCTCGACCCGTCCTCGTCCACGGACCTTCAGCGGGCGGCGATTGAGGCTTTGGGGAGCATGCCGGACGTCGCGGCGGCGGATGCCCTTCTCGGGGCCTGGACGCGCCTGGCGGCTTCGGCGCGCGAACAGATCCTGGCCCAGCTTCTCAAGCGGCCGGAATGGACGGGCCGCCTCCTGGACGCCCTCGAGCAGGGGCGGATCCGGCCCAACGACCTCGGGCCGACCGCGCTTTTCCGCATCCGCACGCACCCGGACAAGGCGACCGCGCAGAGGGCCGCGCGCGTGATCGACGCGGTGGCCGGCGGGCAGGCCAAGGCCAAGGATCAGATCATCGCGGCCCTCCTGCCGGAGGTCGTCAAACCCGGCGATGCGGCGCGCGGAAAGGCCCTCTTCGCCGAGAATTGCCTCAAGTGCCACGCCTACAAGGGCGAGGGCCGCAGCGTCGCGCCGGATCTCACCGGCATGGGCGTCCACGGGCGGGAGGAGCTGCTCGTTCACATCGTGGATCCGAACCGGACCGTGGAGGGGAATTACGTCTCGTTCAACGTCCGGACCCGTTCGGGCGAGGTTTTCAACGGCATCGTGGTGCGGGAGGGACGCGACAGCGTCGTTCTCAAGAACAGCGAGGGCGAGCGCGAGATCCGGCGGGCGGACATCGAGGCGATGGCTTCGACGGGGCTCTCTCTGATGCCGGAAGGGCTCGAAAGCCTGGGGCCCGCGGCGTTGCGCGACATCCTGACGTACCTCACCTCCGAGGCGGGCGGGTTCCGGCTCGTGGATCTCCAGCCGGCCTTCACCGCCTCGACGGTCAAGGGGCTGTATGATCCCCGGCGGGAGCCCCATAACCTGCGTCTTCGGAAGTTCGGGATCGTCACGGTGGAAGGCATTCCCTTTCAGCTCGTGGATCCCGCCCGGAGCCTCAACGGGAACAACGCCATCGTTCTGAAGGGGGGCGCGGTCGCCGACTGGGCGGCCAAGACGCACATGCCCCGGCGGGTCGAGGTGCCGCTGGGATTCGCGTTCCGGAAGCTGCACGTCCTGGGCGGGATCGGCGCCTGGGCGGCCGCGGAGCCGCGCCGGGGGCAGCCCGCCGCGCGCGTGATCTTCCACTACGCCGACGGCACCCGCGAGGAGCGGGTGCTTTACGATGGAGTCGAATTCGCCGACTGGATCCGCAGGATCGACGTGCCGGGTTCGCGGTACGCCGAGGGGCTCGTGGAACCCGGGGCCCGGGGGCAGGTGCGCTGGTTCACGCTGGAGCCCCGGCGGCCGAACGCTCCCGTGCAGCTCCTGGTGCTCGAGAGCTTCGACAACCACATCGCCCCCACGTTCCTGGCGATGACCGCGGAAGTGGGGGAGTCGAAGGATCCGGCGCCGCGCCGGGAGGGGGCCGCGCGCGGGACGCTTCTGGTGGGCGGCGGGTCGAGTCACGACTTCGACCGCTGGTTCCGGGACGCGGACGCCCGGCTTCTGGGGGCGGAGTACACGGCCGACCCGGCGCGGATCGCGCCCGCGCTTCCAGGCCTGGCCGTCCTGGCGCTGGCGAACAACCAGCCGATTCCGGATCCCGCGGCGCGGAAGGCGATCTTCGAGTTCGCGGACTCGGGGGGAGGGCTTCTGCTCGTTCATGCGGCGACGTGGTACAACTGGAAGGACTGGCCGGAATACAACCGGGATCTGGTGGGGGGCGGGTCGCGCGGCCATGACCGGCTTCAGGAGTTCGAAGTCGCGGTGGTCGAGGAGGGTCATCCCCTCATGGCGGGCGTGCCCCGGACGTTCCGGATCCGGGACGAGCTGTACCGGTTCGAGCGGGATCCCGCGGGACCGCCGATCCGGGTCCTGGCGCGGGGCAAGTCTCCGGAGAGCGGGCGCGAGTATCCCGTGGTCTGGACGGTGGAACGTCCGCGCGGAAGGATCGTCTGTGTGACGCTCGGCCACGACGGCGGGGCGCACGAGCACGAGGCGTACCGGACGATCCTCCGGAACGCCGTCTCCTGGCTGAGGGAGGGGCGATGA
- a CDS encoding phosphoenolpyruvate hydrolase family protein, producing the protein MGLDALDRLLAERQPLVGAAVGSGISAAAAEEGGADLLMVLSVGHFRLHGTGSAAAFMPYANANDLTWEIATRHVLPRIERTPVFLGVLAQDPSLDPEEYLRRIRRYGVAGVTNFPSVGFYDGAFRASLEAAGLGFGREVELLRRARAAGLRTIGFCLNPADARALAAAGVDILCLNLGIADWRAREPAEHQAALDGAVAAIRAMIAAAREAHPRPYAVVFGGPVVLPQDTAQVYQRTEALGYIGGSSVERFPTSAAITQTVREFHHAARGGRRMDRLGALIGTGPAMRQVFETIRSVAASDATVLIVGESGTGKELAAREIHRLSHLHDRPLVSWNCGATSESLAMSELFGHEKGAFTGATRAHVGKFEMANGGTLFMDEVADLPLSVQASLLRVLQEREIVRVGGEKTIAVNVRLIAATNKDFRELIPAGRFRLDLYYRLSTVVLRMPPLRERQEDIPFLVWEFAQEFCQKYGAPAPRIPDSVLSALMRHTWPGNIRELRNLVERLFLLGRGKAFSRAWFEEMFAADRAVGESFRPSAPPPSVLSLAEKRERLPEVLARHRGNKTAAARELGVTRKTIHKWLRQE; encoded by the coding sequence ATGGGATTGGACGCACTTGACCGGCTCCTGGCGGAGCGTCAGCCCCTGGTGGGGGCGGCGGTAGGCTCCGGAATCAGCGCGGCGGCGGCGGAAGAAGGCGGGGCGGATCTTTTGATGGTCCTCTCGGTAGGTCACTTCCGCCTGCACGGAACGGGTTCCGCGGCGGCGTTTATGCCCTATGCGAACGCGAACGACCTCACCTGGGAGATCGCCACGCGGCACGTGCTGCCCCGGATCGAGCGGACGCCCGTCTTTCTGGGCGTCCTGGCGCAGGATCCTTCGCTCGACCCGGAAGAGTACCTCCGGCGCATCCGCCGGTACGGCGTCGCGGGAGTGACCAACTTCCCTTCCGTGGGCTTCTATGACGGGGCGTTCCGCGCGTCGCTCGAGGCGGCCGGGCTGGGATTCGGGCGCGAGGTGGAGCTTCTGCGGCGCGCGCGCGCGGCAGGACTTCGGACGATCGGCTTCTGCCTGAATCCCGCGGACGCGCGGGCGCTGGCGGCCGCAGGGGTCGACATCCTCTGTCTCAACCTCGGAATCGCCGATTGGCGCGCGCGGGAACCGGCGGAGCACCAGGCGGCCCTGGACGGGGCGGTCGCCGCGATCCGCGCGATGATCGCCGCGGCGCGCGAAGCGCACCCCCGCCCGTACGCCGTCGTCTTCGGCGGCCCGGTGGTGCTGCCGCAGGACACGGCGCAGGTCTATCAGCGGACCGAGGCGCTCGGATACATCGGAGGGAGCTCCGTCGAGCGCTTCCCCACTTCCGCCGCCATCACCCAGACGGTCCGGGAATTCCACCACGCCGCCCGCGGCGGCCGGCGCATGGACCGCCTGGGCGCGCTCATCGGCACCGGACCCGCGATGCGGCAGGTCTTCGAGACGATCCGGTCCGTCGCCGCCTCCGATGCGACCGTCCTCATCGTGGGCGAAAGCGGAACGGGCAAGGAGCTGGCCGCGCGCGAAATTCACCGCCTGAGCCACCTGCACGACCGCCCCCTGGTGAGCTGGAACTGCGGGGCGACGTCGGAAAGCCTGGCGATGTCCGAACTCTTCGGCCACGAAAAAGGCGCCTTCACGGGCGCCACGCGCGCCCACGTGGGCAAGTTCGAAATGGCCAACGGCGGAACGCTCTTCATGGACGAGGTGGCCGACCTGCCCCTCTCCGTCCAGGCCAGCCTCCTGCGCGTCCTGCAGGAACGCGAGATCGTGCGCGTGGGCGGCGAGAAAACGATCGCCGTCAACGTCCGCCTCATCGCCGCCACGAACAAGGATTTCCGGGAACTCATCCCCGCCGGACGCTTCCGGCTCGATCTCTACTACCGTCTGAGCACCGTGGTCCTCCGGATGCCGCCCCTTCGGGAGCGCCAGGAGGACATTCCTTTCCTCGTCTGGGAGTTCGCTCAGGAGTTCTGCCAGAAGTACGGCGCGCCCGCCCCCCGCATCCCCGACTCGGTCCTCTCCGCCCTCATGCGCCACACCTGGCCGGGCAACATCCGGGAGCTGCGCAACCTGGTGGAGCGCCTTTTTCTCCTGGGACGCGGCAAGGCTTTCTCCCGCGCCTGGTTCGAGGAGATGTTCGCCGCGGATCGCGCGGTGGGGGAATCCTTCCGGCCCTCCGCCCCGCCG